The Hymenobacter sp. GOD-10R genome includes a window with the following:
- a CDS encoding DinB family protein: MEKHAREALVKELIQLLEGGNAHVPFEEACASIPLELLNKPATGLPYTIWQLVEHVRIAQWDIVEFCINPEHQSPKWPDEYWPSAKDLADQARWETTLAHIQQDKTRFVALLHDSNHDLFEPLAHGTGQNIFREAVLIADHTAYHTGQIILLRRLLNNWS, translated from the coding sequence ATGGAAAAGCATGCACGCGAAGCTTTGGTAAAAGAGCTTATTCAATTATTAGAAGGAGGAAATGCTCACGTTCCTTTCGAGGAGGCTTGCGCTTCTATTCCACTTGAACTTCTAAACAAGCCGGCGACAGGGCTCCCCTATACCATTTGGCAATTAGTCGAGCACGTGCGAATAGCGCAGTGGGACATCGTGGAGTTTTGTATTAACCCAGAACATCAGTCCCCGAAGTGGCCTGATGAGTACTGGCCGAGCGCCAAAGATCTTGCTGATCAGGCGCGTTGGGAAACCACCCTAGCTCATATTCAGCAAGATAAAACCCGGTTCGTAGCGTTGCTCCACGACTCAAACCATGATCTGTTCGAGCCTCTTGCGCATGGTACAGGTCAGAACATTTTCCGGGAAGCTGTACTCATCGCCGACCATACTGCTTATCACACGGGGCAGATTATTTTGCTTCGTCGCCTATTAAACAACTGGTCATAA